The stretch of DNA ccaaaactaatgaaataaaaattaaaaccataaaagaaataaacatgccCAGATACACATCTTAATATATACTGTAATGGTTATGATATATAGACTctagactttaatttttttatagaaatcTAAATGGCCTAGTGGTGAGGAAAGTTCCTGCTTGGGCTGGGCATAGAAAGAagttgggaaagaaaaagaggagaaggatAAAATGAAGTAAAGAAGGAGGAGCAGGATGAGGAGGGAAAAAAGTCAATTATATCAAGTAGGGAAAATGTGTACCTGAGATTGGAATGCACCCAGTGCTTGGATAGCTGCTTCCCAGGCTCTTCTCCAAATGCAGATACTCTTGAGCTCTGTAGATTTCAATGAGAAAGATTCCTATATGCAGTGGATCCTGGCCTGTAAAGGCTGTTCTTCCTGTGTGTTGCTGAATAGGCCTCATTGCTaaagaagaggggagggagggggctgaATGGGGGAGGTATAGGTTGTCTAGGCCTTGGGCTCAGAAGCTCCTGATCTTTTCAGGTGATGGCAACCATGTGCCAGAGAAAGCTATTCTCATGTTTCTCATGTTCCATAACTCCTTCTTTGCAATTTTTCCCAGAAGACTTATGATTTATCCTCCTCAGACAGAGGCTGCCCTGTACATAATGGAGCTTGATAATCTGAAAACTAAATTGACATTTTAAGCCAACTGAGTTAGCCAACCAAGATTTCTGGTTTTCATCTATAAGGTCAAAATTAATTTGTTGGGTTTTTTGGGGAGATTTTGAAATCATGATCTATTGTGGTGACTTAGATTAACTGTAGTTATAAACACCATCAAGGAGTTGATACGTGAGAAGTGAAATTAATCACCACTcccttcccacacacacacatttgctcaCACCATCTAGCACATGAAACAAGACCTGAAGGTGTACTAGCACTGTGCGTCACCGTGCTGTTCCTAAGAAGTAAATTTCCAGGCAGGCTTTTTTATTCTTGTAGCATCTAATTACAGAACACCGGAATGCAATGGAGACCCAGAGGTGAGCTGAATTattgaaaaagtaaaagcaaagacAGTCCAGAAAGCTATTATATATCTTCATAATAGATTCACCAAACTTAAGGGTGCTAAGAAATGCAAGCATTtaattcagaaaacaaatatattttttcatagctCTAGGGAAAactgctttttttctctaaaccttCTGGAAGTTTTGGTAATTATGTTAGACAGAgacaagaaacataaaagataGTGTAGGCTCTCCGAAGGAAGTTGTATTTAGTCAGGTTAAAGTTGAAGTAATTCATCTATTAAAGCATTCCCATATTTCTGTATATAACAAGGTGTAATGTTTCCCCAATGATTTAGCAAAAGGGAATGGAAATTACAAAGGCACATGACTAGTGAGTAGGATAGGAATGTGGGTAGAGAAGGGAGAGTAAGGGGTTGGAAAGATTTAATCGTCAGCTACCTGACTCGATCTAGTGCCTTGTCCTTTAAATTACAACTTTCTctcaaatatcatttaaaatattgaaacatcCTTTGTCTACCTCAGAAAGTCCAACTTTCAAACTCGcagaacaaaagaataaaaaagatactGTGTGTTCAGTTgataaaaatgaaggtgaaatctTTACACCAAGTTTAATAGTGAATGAAAAATTCTTACAATTAAAAACAGGATGAGGAAAATTTGGTACATTCATTTGTATGCTTCAATCTTCTGCTTTAAACCACGTCAAGAAACTAAAGCAAGAAAAGCTTAACTGTCCCATGTTGTTGTTCACTAAATATAAGATTATCTTTCTAAGTAAGACTTTCAACGTGCTGCTTTTTACATCTTCTAATAGCAGAAGTAACCGCTGTTCTTGGGGAAGAAAGAACTGAAACCAGTCAAACGTTAAAAGTCATGATGGCATTTAGGTGTGAGAGAAAGTTTATCCCTTAATTGCTTGCCTACTTCCCATTCACATTTAATATTGGGGGTAAAGTTTGTTGAGTATTTTCCAGAGAGCACTTTTCACTTCTTTGTTCCTAAGGCTGTATATCAAGGGATTCAGCATGGGAATCACCACTGTGTAAAACACAGAGGCTATTTTGTCTGTGTCCACGGACTGGCTGGAGTTGGGCTGTAAGTACATGAAGATGATTGTGCCATAGAAGATGGACAAAGCAGTGAGATGGGAAGCACAGGTGGAGAAGACTTTCTTCTGCCCTTCAGCAGAATGCATCCTCTGAATGGTGATGCATATGAAGAAGTAAGAAATAAGGATGACCAGGAGGGTGAAAAAGACGTTGAAGCCTGCCACAAAGACCACCAACTTGCTGATGCGTGTGTCAGAGCATGAGAGAGCCAGGAGTGGGGGAATGTCACAGAAGAAATGATTAATCTCATTAGAACCACAGAAGGAGAGTCTGAAGGTGCCTGCTGCATGGATAGAGGCATTGAGGAAGCCAGAGACATAGGAACCAGTAGCAAGGAGGGCACACACACCTGCTGTCATGGTGGTGG from Homo sapiens chromosome 11, GRCh38.p14 Primary Assembly encodes:
- the OR5B21 gene encoding olfactory receptor 5B21 → MENSTEVTEFILLGLTDDPNLQIPLLLAFLFIYLITLLGNGGMMVIIHSDSHLHTPMYFFLSNLSLVDLGYSSAVAPKTVAALRSGDKAISYDGCAAQFFFFVGFATVECYLLASMAYDRHAAVCRPLHYTTTMTAGVCALLATGSYVSGFLNASIHAAGTFRLSFCGSNEINHFFCDIPPLLALSCSDTRISKLVVFVAGFNVFFTLLVILISYFFICITIQRMHSAEGQKKVFSTCASHLTALSIFYGTIIFMYLQPNSSQSVDTDKIASVFYTVVIPMLNPLIYSLRNKEVKSALWKILNKLYPQY